The genomic stretch GATGAAGTGTTCGACCGAAATGGGCTTGATGAAGTGCTGACCCGCGCTGACTATGTGGTGGTCATCGTGCCGCGGACGCCGGAGACAGACGGGATGATCGGCGCGCGCGAGATCGGCCTGATGAAGCAAAGCGCCGTTCTGATCAACATTGCCCGTGGACAGGTGGTCGATGAAGCGGCACTGTTGACCGCTTTGCAGGAGCGGAAAATTCGTGGAGCGGGACTGGATGTGTTCGCACAGGAGCCGCTGCCGGCAGATCATCCGTTTTGGAAGTTGGACAACGTGATCCTGACACCGCATGTCTCGGCGCGCTCCCCGAAATATATGGAACGTGCTCAGGCCATCTTGCTGCACAATTTGGCGATCTACCGCGGTGCAGAAGGCACGATGCAAAATGTCATCGATGTGAAAAAAGGGTATTGAGGAGCGAAACGACTTGAAGTTTACCGGTTTTACCGAGGCGGATTTTGATGTGTTTCAAGTAGAAGGACTGGAAGAGCGCATGGAAGCGTTGATCGCCCACCTGCGGGTCAAACTAACGCAACTAGGCGATGACTTTGTGCCGATCTTGAGCGAGCTGACCGGTGAGGAGATGTTCCCGCACGTGGCCAAACACGCGCGCCGCAAGACCAACCCGCCCCAAGATTCGTGGGTTGCATGGAGCAAAAACAAGCGCGGATACAAGATGTATCCACACTTTCAGATCGGGGCGTGGGGAACCCATGCCTTCATTCAATTCGGAATCATCTATGAGTCGCCGATGAAAGGCGTGTTCGCCAAACAGATGATCAAGCATTTAAAAGAGATCAAAGCGACGATCCCGTCCCACTATCTTTGGTATCCAGATCACATGAATCCAAACGGGATGGTGCAAAGCGAGATGAAGAATGCTGATTTTAAAAACATCGCCCAGCGCCTTGCCAAGCAAAAGAACGGAGAAGTGATGATCGGGATTAAAATCCCGCGCGAAGAAGCGGTGCAAATGAGCGCCGATGCGTTTGCCGCGCAAGCCAAGACCGCTTTTGAAACGATGCTTCCGCTGTACCGATTGGCATTTTCAATTCAATAAAAAGGAATTTGACGCTTGTCTACCGTATGGGTATACAGGCGTCTATCTTTTTATGCGAACTACAGCCCAAATGACGCGATGAACTTTGTCGAATTAACGAGAATCATGAGAAGTTTAGTCATATTATAATAAAATGTCAGGAATCTATTGATAAACTTACATCGAAACCCTATTATATTTTTAAACACGGAAGACTAAACATTAGGCGAACAGACAGCATGAATCAACGGCCGAGTACAAAGTGAAGTGAGGGGAGCTGAGTGTGTTGGAGTCGATGATTACCGTCCGTACTGTTCAAGAGTTAGAGCAGGAGCTTACCAAGCTGGAGATGTTAGTTGAAGATGGCTCTGATGCGGTTTTGCAACTGATCGGCGATCAATTGACAACGTGGGAATCGATCGTACGGCTTCACGCTGATTATTCCTTAGCACTTCGAATCGGCAAGCTTCTGGACAAGTTACGTCAATATTGGTTGGCGCTTTCGTGGTTTCACTGGGTAGCCCAGGCGGATGCTGTGGAGCAAGCTGCACTGGTGCTGACCGGACTGCGGATGAAAGGCCGGATGTACATAAAGGTGGGGATGTACAACGAGGCGCTTTCCTTCTTAGTTGCTGTCGAGCAGCAGTGGCAGAATACGTTCCACTCCGAAGATCGGAACCTCGCGATCCTCTGGCAGAACATCGCGCTCGTCTATGAGCATCTGGAAAGTTATGACGCCGCACTCGAATATGCAGGGCGAGCTCTAAAGTGGTTTGAAGCGTTTGGCGAAGAACATGACGTCGCGCTGATGGAAATGTTGTTTGGCATCTGCTATAAGGCGCAGAGGCGTTTTGATGAAGCGTATGAACATTTGACAAGAGCAAGAGGCGGTTTTGAAAAACATAAGGATTACCTGCATCTTGCCCGAACGT from Tumebacillus algifaecis encodes the following:
- a CDS encoding YktB family protein, with the translated sequence MKFTGFTEADFDVFQVEGLEERMEALIAHLRVKLTQLGDDFVPILSELTGEEMFPHVAKHARRKTNPPQDSWVAWSKNKRGYKMYPHFQIGAWGTHAFIQFGIIYESPMKGVFAKQMIKHLKEIKATIPSHYLWYPDHMNPNGMVQSEMKNADFKNIAQRLAKQKNGEVMIGIKIPREEAVQMSADAFAAQAKTAFETMLPLYRLAFSIQ
- a CDS encoding tetratricopeptide repeat protein, yielding MITVRTVQELEQELTKLEMLVEDGSDAVLQLIGDQLTTWESIVRLHADYSLALRIGKLLDKLRQYWLALSWFHWVAQADAVEQAALVLTGLRMKGRMYIKVGMYNEALSFLVAVEQQWQNTFHSEDRNLAILWQNIALVYEHLESYDAALEYAGRALKWFEAFGEEHDVALMEMLFGICYKAQRRFDEAYEHLTRARGGFEKHKDYLHLARTWHNYAELMRDLGRMEEAIAAWRMSLEMKKRIHDFSGQATTLHSIANYLISESDWYAALNYITQAIAICHQYRLQEKEVLCLDSWAQILFALGRYDDLEVCASRATFLAGSEDTQHKVVALLQKIADNFEQAGLAELAEQYSQNAVQLIG